Within the Flavobacterium sp. N502536 genome, the region AGTAATATCGGTAATGGAATTTTCCTTATATTATTAACTGCAATTCCAATTTTCCTTTACTTTAAAAACGAATTTATTCTTTTAGCTTTCCTTAAATTAAGAAAACAAGACTTCGAAGGAGCTAAAAAATGGCTGGCATACATCAAAAACCCTGAAGCTGCATTAGTTAGAAAACAACAGGGATACTTTAATTACTTACACGGTATTATGTTATCTCAAACCAATATCAATCAGGCAGAGAAACATTTCAAAAAAGCAATCGAACTTGGATTGTCTATGGACATGGACCTTGCAGTAGCAAAATTAAACCTTGCCGGAGTTGCAATGTCACGCAGAAGAAAACTGGAAGCGACTAATTTATTAAACGAAGCTAAAAAATTAGACAAACAAGGAATGCTGAAAGAGCAAATTTCAATGATGAAAGAACAAATGAAGAAAATCTAAGGTCTTCAAATTCCAATATTGGAAGTTTCAAATTCCAAATCCCAAATTCCAAAAGAGTTTGGGATTTTTTATTTTCTTTCTAATATCAAAGATTAACTTCAAATTTGTCATTTCGACCAAAGGGAGAAATCACACAAGAAACTCCGCAAGCTACTAAAGAGCTATTCTTCATCGATCTATTAGCAAAATGACAATATTGCGCGTAAAAGAAATTCCAATACTATAAATTCCAAATTCCAAAAGATTTACGGAATTGCTGGTGTGACTCCTCGTTCCTCGGAATGACAAGATTGCGCGTAAAGAAAATTCCAAATTCTGAAATTCCAAATTCCAATAAAAAACCGAAGCAGTTTGCTTCGGTTTTCTTTTACCCTCTGTTTGTCATTTCGAGGCACGAGAAATCACATGCGTTAATCAACAAAGATTGGCGACAATCTGTGTGGAGTTTCTGGTGTGATTCCTCGTTCCTCGGAATGACAATATTGCGCGTACAGGAAATTCCAATACTATAAATCCCAAATTCCAAAAGATTTACGGAATTGCTGGTGTGATTCCTCCCTTTGGTCGGAATGACAAGATTGCGCATAAAAACTTGGAATTTGGAATTTAAAAAATTTGGAATTTTAATTTTCCAAGATGATCGAAGGCAGATTCTCGTTCAGCCATTTGTATTTATTAAGAATCATAATATGCGTCCCTCCTTTTACCACAATACAGCTGTTGATGTACTTAATAGGAAAAACATCGTCCTGATCGCCGTGAATATGAACCACATTGGGATCAATTTCGCTTCTGTTCCACAAAATAACCGATTCGACCGCCCATTGTAAATAATTAAGATCGCGCACTGCCAGGAACTTTTCATACAGTTTAATACGCTTGTTTACTTTTTCTCCAAAAGAGTACTTCGCCAGATTTTCGATATTCAAAATTAATTTCATCGGAATGAGCTTGTAGGCTTTTGTTGTTTTTCCGATTTTCATTCTTCTTGGAAATTCGGCATTACTTCTAACACTCGAAATAACAATTACTTTTCGGGTTGGTATATGTTTGGCGATCTCCTGCACTAAAATTCCCCAAAGGAAACCCCGATCAGAACCGGATTTTCGTGTTTAATATTTTTAGAGATTCGCAGCGCATAATCCGACAGTGCTTCTTTGGGCTGCGGAAGTTCCCATTCCAGTAAACACACCTCAAAAACAGACTCGTCTAAATTGATTCGTTCAAAAATAGCAGGACTCGCCGCAAGACCGGGCATAAAATATACAGGAATTTTACTCATTTGACAGAAAGAGAGTTAGGGTTACAGCTTTAATTTCAAGCTAAAATTACTTTTTTTAGTAATATCCACTGCAAATCTTACACCATAATTTATTGCCCGAATCAAATAAAAGCAATAAACACGCGCAATTCAGAGTGAATGCACCGCTTAAAAAAATAATTCCATATTGAAAATCAAATGATTAACTTTGCATTCCTATTAACTGATATCGAAACATTTTTCCACAATGTTCTTTATAAAGTTACTCACGTTCTTTTTATTATTATTTTTTAATCCAATCCCCAAAACATGACTAATATGGAACCTATTGAAACTATGGAAATCAAAGACAACACTTTTGCTAGACAATTTGAAACCATAGTCCCTGAAGGATTACTTTCTGTGGAGTATTCATTTCAGGAAAAGAAAATTTTCTTAACCAAAATCAACACCCCTGAAGGTTTTGACAATCAGGCTACAATTGATGCTTTACTTAAAAACATCATGGAAATTGTTATAGAAAAGAAATTTAGGATTATGCCTATCCATCCAAAAATTGTATTGTTTATTAAAAAAAATCCGGAATACAAAGAATTACTTCCTCCGGGAATCCGAATTTAAAAGTAGCCAATTAATCGGAGCCACAACCCTCCTATTACCATATAAATAAAAAGCATAACCAAACCGGTTATCAGGCCTTTGACCCACCAGCTTTTCAAATCGACATAACCGCTTCCGAAGAAAACTGGTGCCGGTCCGTGTCCGTAGTGCGTTAAAGTTCCGTAAAGAGAACCTACAAACCCCAACATAAAAGCCAACAGCAGGCCGGGAATCCCAAGTGAAATTCCGACACCCAATAATGCCGCATACATTGCCGCTACGTGGGCTGTTGCACTTGCAAAAAGATAATGGCTAAAAAAGTACACCAATACTATAATAGGAAAAGCCATTTGCCAGCTTAAACCGCCAATTTCGGCTTTTACCAAATTACTAAACCAGCCAATAAATCCAAGCTCATTGAGCGAACTTGCCATCATCACCAAAACCGAGAACCACACTATGGTATCCCAGGCTCCTTTTTCGGCTTTTACATCATCCCAGGTTAATACCGAAGTCAGTAGTAAAATTACCAGCCCGATAAAGGCAGTCGTAGTTGCATCAATAGAAAACAGGTCGCCTGTCATCCAAAGAAATAAAAGAATAAAAAAAGTCAACAGCATCATCCATTCGTTGCGGGTAATTGCCCCCATATCTTTTAGTTTCTGAGCTGCAATTTGTGGAGCATCTCCGGTTTTTTTCAATTCAGGAGGATAAATTTTGTACAATACAAACGGAATTACAAAAAAAGCCACCAGACCTGGAACTATCGCTGCCGTTGCCCATGAAATCCAGCTAATTTTAATTCCCAGATTCAGTGCAAATTTCTGGCACATCGGGTTACTTGCGGTTCCCGTTAAGAACATTGACGAAGCAATCAAATTGGCATTGTAACTGCTCAGGGTTAGATAGGATCCTAATTTTCGGTGCGTTTCAGGCTGATCCGGCATTGAACCAAAACTCATTGACATGGATTTCATGATGGGATAAATAATTCCGCCTCCTCTTGCTGTATTACTCGGCACGGCCGGAGCCAGAACCAAATCGGCAAGACCCAGCCCGTAAGCCAGTCCCAGCGAACTTTTTCCGAATATCCTGATGAACAAAAAAGCAATTCTGTTTCCCAAACCTGTTTTTATAAATCCTCTTGCGATAAAAAACGAAATCCCAATAAGCCAAATTACCTTATCACCAAACCCTTTGAGTGCGAGCGTAATCGATTTTCCTGCATCTCCGGGAGCCAGAACTTGTGTAAAAGCGGTTAACGCAATCGCAATCATACACATAGTCCCCATAGGAGCTGCTTTTAAAATGATTCCAAGAATGGTTGCCACAAAAATCGCAAACAAATGCCAGGCTTCATTAACCACACCATCCGGCGCAGGAATAAACCAAATTGCAAGTCCGGCTGCAAGTGTTATCAGGGTTTGAGGTATTTGTACTTCTTTCATAAAAAAGGAATTAAGTTATATTATAAACGGAGTTGTAACTGAATCAGGAATAGATTGTCGTTGTAAAATGAGGTGTCGGGAATGTTTTTATCGAAATGATCTATTTCAAATCCTAATTCTATTCGTCCCGTATATGCTTTCCCGAATTCAAGACTTAACATTGGCGTATAGGTCTGACGAACGTTTGAATTGACTTTGTAATTATTATCAAACGACTCAAAACGGCAGGACAGTTCCAGCGAAGTCAGTTTTTTGTAATCAACCAGGTATCTCAAATTGGGTAAAAAATAAATCCCTCTCATTTGATAATCATCCACATTTGGAGTTCGGGTATCTGCGGGTAATGAAAAATACAAATTGTGATTGGTTCCTTGTTTGTATTCTATTTGCAAATCAAAAGTAAACCGGTCGGTAAGCTTAAAATCACTGGTAACATCAATCCCCAAAGCAAAAACTTTCTGATCTGATCTTTTTCCAATTCCACCATTTAAACCCAAGTTAATTTTATGCTCTTTAGACAAACCGAAAACCCATCTTGTTGCATACAATTTGCCGTTATCATTGTCCTTTTCCTGATTTTTTCCGTTACCATTTAAAACCGATACCGCATAATTTACAGGAATTTTCCCGAGATCAAATGCCCCGCTTGCCGAAGCTCCAATTTGAAAACTCGTCCAGCCATTTTTACCAAACTCATAATACTGATTGGAAAAATCAAATGATTTTATGATATCTACAGGAACCAGCTCTTCTATACCAAATGCCGGACGAAACTGACCTCCTGTTAACGCTAGGTATTTGCTAAATGTATATTTTCCGTAAGCATTTTCAAGAACTTTGGATTTCGGATCTGATTTAAAGTCGGCTAAATTCACCAAAATCACGACCTCTGTGGCTTCGCTCAGTTTGGTATTCAACCCGACACGCATTCTTTTAATATCAAACGAACTTTGTGTTACATCGCCAGTGGAATGATGAACTCCCAAAACATCCACATTTTTACCCGTACTTTCCAAATAGCGCGCTTGAAAAAGTCCTTTGAACTGAAATTGCGGATACTTCACCTCATTTTCAGCGGGAGCAGTTTGCGCCTTCATAAAAAATGGCGCTATACAAAAAAGAACAATTTTTAGGAGTAGCGATTTATTCATAAATACTGTAAATCAAAAATTAATCTAACATTCACCATTTAACCTTGCCTTCTATTAGGACTCGAACCCCGATTTGTAGCCGGTGGTGTGGTATTTCTGGTACCTGCCGGTCGGGACGCAGGACGTGTTGTAGGCTGCGTTGGCCGTGTTACTGGTCGGGTAGTTGGATTTGTTGGCCGATTGGACGGCTGCGCAGGTCTCACCGCTGGGCGCGTTGACGGGTTCGTTGGCGTTACCGGACGTGTTGTTGGCCTTGTAGTTCCGGGTCTGCTTGCTTCCGGTCTTGTTGTACCGGGTCTTGTTGACAGATCAACCGGACGGGTTCCGGGTCTTGTTGTTCCGGGACGGGTTGACGGATTAGTCGGACGCGTTCCCGGGCGCGTTGTAGATGGTCGGGTTGGTCTTGTATTGGTCACCGGAGCCGGTCTCCTGTACTCTCGTCCGTTATAAGTTGCATTGTAGCGGCCACTGGTTCTGTAATTTCGAACTACTGCCGATGTATTTCTTCTGGATGCATACGTATTATAATACCTCTGATTTCTTAATCTCTCCGTTCTACGATAATAAGGTTCTCTGTAATAATGCCCATGATATCCCCAATAATCGTGATAATAAACGGGACGCCACGGACGCCAGTAAGAAGGATAATACCCCCAATACCAAGGAGATCTATACACTACATATACCGGAGAAAACAAATACAGCACTACCGGCCATACACTTACATTTGCAGTTATATAGTTCGGATTAGCAGCTGTTGTATTGTAATTGTTCGTCGTATTATTATTTACGATTACGGTACCACCTCCATTATACCCTGGATTTGGTGTTCCTCCTACTGTATCTGAAGGCTCTATTATATAGTTTTTGCCATACAAATCCTGATCTCCAATAATCTGAACATGTACGTTGTTCTTTTTGTCTTTATCTACTTCGATAACCGCTACATCCTGCTTTTCCTTACTGTTTATAGCAACCTGAAGCACGATCACATGCCTGTTCCCTTTCTTTTGACTTTCGATCTCAATATAATCGATCTCTCCGTCATTGTTTAAATCTAAATTGTTAACCTTACTGTCCTGTTCGTTCAGCACTCTTTCAAATTCCTCTAAAGTTTTGGATTTCTGAAAGACGTCTAAAACAGCATATAAATTAAGATTATCACCTGGCAAACCTAAAGCAACAGGTTCGTTATCAGTTTGAGAAAACAGAGGCAAGCTAAAGAAATGAGCTGCCAAAACTACCAAAAATATAAAACTCTTTTTCATGTTAAAAATAAGTTAATTTGGAAATACATTTACTAAGGTATGAAAAAACAGACAAACTCCAATACAGCGCAATAACTTTCTGTTACACAAGTATAAAATACTAAAAAAAAAATTAAATGCACTTTGCTTTTTAAATACCTCAACAGCACTAATGTAAGACTAATATTCTTAACTTTGTTACAATAGCTCTCTGATTGCCTCCCAATTCTTTGTGTCATCTTACAAAAACTATCGTACGATTTGTCCAATAACTGAAACAAAAATTGCAATGAAAAAACATCTACTTCCTTTTCTTTTTCTTCTTTCCTTCCAATTTGTGCAAAGTCAGATCGCCGTTTCTTCTACTCTGGAAGAAGCCATTCAAAAGGCTATCGAAAAAAGTGCTTCCTTAAAAAACAAAGATTTAGATATTGAAAAATTAAATCTTCAGGAAAAAGGAGTCTGGAACAAGTACATCCCAACAATCGAGGCCAGTGCGCTTTACTCCTATTTTGACAACAAACTTACCGTTGACCTTCCTACGGCTACGATACCTGTTGTAAACTATCCTTTGTTTGATGGAAAAACTGCTTTTAAAAACTACGGCAACATTTTTAACGGGAGTGTAATGGCAAAAACCGTTTTGTTTAGTGGCATGCAAATCCCTAACGGAGCGAAAGCAATTGAAGAAAAAACGAAAGGAACTGTCTTTTTAAAAGAATCTGAAAAAGACGAAATCACAAAGGAGGTTATCAACACTTTTGATCAGCTGGAATTGCTAAA harbors:
- a CDS encoding anion permease; this encodes MKEVQIPQTLITLAAGLAIWFIPAPDGVVNEAWHLFAIFVATILGIILKAAPMGTMCMIAIALTAFTQVLAPGDAGKSITLALKGFGDKVIWLIGISFFIARGFIKTGLGNRIAFLFIRIFGKSSLGLAYGLGLADLVLAPAVPSNTARGGGIIYPIMKSMSMSFGSMPDQPETHRKLGSYLTLSSYNANLIASSMFLTGTASNPMCQKFALNLGIKISWISWATAAIVPGLVAFFVIPFVLYKIYPPELKKTGDAPQIAAQKLKDMGAITRNEWMMLLTFFILLFLWMTGDLFSIDATTTAFIGLVILLLTSVLTWDDVKAEKGAWDTIVWFSVLVMMASSLNELGFIGWFSNLVKAEIGGLSWQMAFPIIVLVYFFSHYLFASATAHVAAMYAALLGVGISLGIPGLLLAFMLGFVGSLYGTLTHYGHGPAPVFFGSGYVDLKSWWVKGLITGLVMLFIYMVIGGLWLRLIGYF
- a CDS encoding GNAT family N-acetyltransferase — translated: MTNMEPIETMEIKDNTFARQFETIVPEGLLSVEYSFQEKKIFLTKINTPEGFDNQATIDALLKNIMEIVIEKKFRIMPIHPKIVLFIKKNPEYKELLPPGIRI
- a CDS encoding OprO/OprP family phosphate-selective porin, which encodes MKAQTAPAENEVKYPQFQFKGLFQARYLESTGKNVDVLGVHHSTGDVTQSSFDIKRMRVGLNTKLSEATEVVILVNLADFKSDPKSKVLENAYGKYTFSKYLALTGGQFRPAFGIEELVPVDIIKSFDFSNQYYEFGKNGWTSFQIGASASGAFDLGKIPVNYAVSVLNGNGKNQEKDNDNGKLYATRWVFGLSKEHKINLGLNGGIGKRSDQKVFALGIDVTSDFKLTDRFTFDLQIEYKQGTNHNLYFSLPADTRTPNVDDYQMRGIYFLPNLRYLVDYKKLTSLELSCRFESFDNNYKVNSNVRQTYTPMLSLEFGKAYTGRIELGFEIDHFDKNIPDTSFYNDNLFLIQLQLRL